ACCGTCGTGAACGCGGCTTCGAATCGATCCGCCGCGTTGAAGTGCCAATGATCGAGCCGTCCGAGCGGCTCAAGCATCCCGGAAACGTCGTTGAGATCGGCTACAGCCAGAAGAGGCCATGCGCGAGGCGTCACGCTGCCTAGATTGCGGAGTTACGCCGGTGTTTGACGGTAGCCGGTGCGTACTGTGCGGCGGCTGCGCGGACGTCTGCCCAACCGAATGTCTGAAGCTGATCTCGCTCGATAGGCTTGAGTTCGATACCGATGTGGACTCAATGATAGATTCCTCACTTGGAGAGGACGCAGATCTGACTGGAGAAACTCGGCGATCCTAAAAGACGAGGACCGCTGCATTCGCTGTGCTCTGCAATCCGCTGCCCGGTCGATGCGATCTCAATGGAAAGAGTCACATTTTCAACAAATTGGAGTTCTTTATGACGACACATCCAAGTGAAAAGAAATCACGTTTTGATCCGGAACCGATGCCGCGGAGGGATTTTCTGGGGCTCGCCGCCCTGGGCTCGATGGCGGCGGCCTTTGCTCTCTCGATCTTCGGAATGCTGAAGCTGCCAAAGGCAGCCGTGTCGGCTTCGCCTGCCAAGAAATTTAATGTGGCGCTGCCTGACACCCTCCCGGAGGGCGAAGCGTTCGTTCCGCCGGGGCGAAACGTCGCGGTCTTTCGCGATGCCGAGGGCGTATTTGCGATCTCGACCGTTTGCACCCATCTGGGGTGCATCGTTAAGACGAGCTCCGCGGGATTTGACTGCCCCTGCCACGGCTCGGGGTTTCAGAAAGACGGAACGGTCAGAAAAGGGCCGGCTCCGAAAGCCGCTACCTTGGCTGAAAGTCTCAAAAAACGGGGAGTTGCTCACGATCGACGAGGAAGCGAACGTTAAGACCGGAACAAAGGTGTAGGTTATGGCAGCAGACGGCTATTCAGCATTACACGAATTTTGGCTCAACCTGCGGGCCATCCCGAATCACGTCTATCGGGCAATGTTTCGCGGCGGCCCGCCAAAGACGGATCGCACGCGTTCGTCGTTTATCTTTGGCAATGTCTTTTTGCATCTTCATTCAGTCCGCACCCATCTCTGGAGCCTGCGTTGGAGCACGACGATGGGACTTGGCATTATGACGACCGCGGCATTTCTTATCACTCTGGTCACCGGCATTCTGCTGATGTTCTATTACAAACCGTATCCGGACGTAGCCTATCAATCGATCAAGGATATTCATTTTATCGTACCTACCGGCCGCTTTATGCGGAACATCCATCGCTGGGCCGCGAATGTGATGGTGGTCGCCGTGATACTGCACATGGCAAGGGCGTTCTACACCGCATCGTACCGGAAACCCGAGGAATTCAACTGGTTCATCGGCTGGGGGTTGCTAGTCACAACATTGGGTCTGTCATTTACAGGTTATCTGCTTCCCTGGGACCAACTCGCCTACTGGGCAATTACGATCGGAGCCAATATTGCCCAGAGTCCTCGCGAGATCACGGATGCACTTGGGATCACTGCTTGGGCCGACATCGGCGGCTTTCAGCGTGAAATATTATTGGGTTCGGACAAGGTTGGCGAAGAGGCGTTGATCAGATTCTATCTGCTTCACGTCATGATCTTGCCCCTAGCTCTTGTCATGTTGATGGCGGTGCATTTCTGGCGTATACGCAAGGACGGCGGGCTCGCAAAACCGGCGAATGCCG
This sequence is a window from Acidobacteriota bacterium. Protein-coding genes within it:
- a CDS encoding 4Fe-4S binding protein → MREASRCLDCGVTPVFDGSRCVLCGGCADVCPTECLKLISLDRLEFDTDVDSMIDSSLGEDADLTGETRRS
- a CDS encoding ubiquinol-cytochrome c reductase iron-sulfur subunit translates to MTTHPSEKKSRFDPEPMPRRDFLGLAALGSMAAAFALSIFGMLKLPKAAVSASPAKKFNVALPDTLPEGEAFVPPGRNVAVFRDAEGVFAISTVCTHLGCIVKTSSAGFDCPCHGSGFQKDGTVRKGPAPKAATLAESLKKRGVAHDRRGSER
- a CDS encoding cytochrome b N-terminal domain-containing protein; the encoded protein is MAADGYSALHEFWLNLRAIPNHVYRAMFRGGPPKTDRTRSSFIFGNVFLHLHSVRTHLWSLRWSTTMGLGIMTTAAFLITLVTGILLMFYYKPYPDVAYQSIKDIHFIVPTGRFMRNIHRWAANVMVVAVILHMARAFYTASYRKPEEFNWFIGWGLLVTTLGLSFTGYLLPWDQLAYWAITIGANIAQSPREITDALGITAWADIGGFQREILLGSDKVGEEALIRFYLLHVMILPLALVMLMAVHFWRIRKDGGLAKPANADELVAEEAKEFYPVFTDVPTKTYHLAAIVKGKTAAVGSGPEHTVPSMPHLFYAELGVLMLTTLICVGLAFVSDAPLKELANPLVPENPAKAPWYFLGLQEIVSFSAFMGGIGIPMLCVIGLGLIPFLDREKEGTGSWFGGPGGWKLVKWSIVVGFAASIGVEAFAIHFGWLREWFPEIPQLFITFINPGTVLTAIYAAYSIWAVRRYNSTRAGALALFTCFLCGFIVLTVIGTYFRGPNWDFFWSPSDWGGH